The following proteins are co-located in the Parafannyhessea umbonata genome:
- a CDS encoding aminotransferase class V-fold PLP-dependent enzyme, whose protein sequence is MIYLDNAATSMMRPPEVVDAVARALTSMGNASRGAHAESLAASRTDFVCRRQLASLFGVSDPQRVCFAANSTEALNIALMGLANPGDHVISTDLEHNSVLRPLYRLQAERDVEVDFVPANREGVLDYGAFARLVRRNTRLVVVNHASNVTGNLVDIERIGRFCRERGLVLVVDASQTAGTVPIDMESAGIGVLCFTGHKGLMGPQGTGGLCVAEGVEIRPWKVGGTGVLSYLHTQPEAYPTRLEAGTLNSHGIAGLSAALDFIERTGMDVIASHERALMLRFLERVRDVEGVTLYGDVVRDPVPQRAAIVALNVRDYDSAAVSDELATTYDIATRPGAHCAPRMHEALGTREQGVVRFSFGWFNTEEDVDAAADAIQAIAS, encoded by the coding sequence ATGATCTACCTTGACAACGCCGCCACGAGCATGATGCGTCCGCCCGAGGTCGTGGACGCCGTGGCACGCGCCCTCACGTCCATGGGCAACGCCTCGCGCGGTGCCCACGCAGAGTCCCTTGCGGCCTCGCGCACAGACTTCGTCTGCCGCAGGCAGCTCGCGAGCCTATTCGGCGTGTCGGACCCGCAGCGCGTGTGCTTCGCCGCGAACTCGACCGAGGCACTCAACATCGCCCTCATGGGTCTTGCCAACCCCGGCGACCACGTCATATCGACAGATCTCGAGCACAACTCCGTGCTGAGGCCGCTCTACCGCCTGCAGGCGGAGCGTGACGTCGAGGTCGACTTCGTCCCCGCGAACAGGGAGGGCGTGCTCGACTACGGTGCCTTCGCTCGTCTCGTAAGGAGAAACACGCGCCTCGTCGTCGTGAACCACGCCTCGAACGTCACGGGCAACCTCGTGGACATCGAGCGCATCGGGAGGTTCTGCCGCGAGAGGGGACTGGTGCTTGTCGTCGACGCGTCCCAGACTGCCGGCACCGTGCCCATAGACATGGAGTCCGCCGGCATCGGCGTCCTGTGCTTCACGGGCCACAAGGGGCTCATGGGGCCACAGGGCACGGGCGGGCTGTGCGTCGCGGAGGGCGTCGAGATCAGGCCGTGGAAGGTGGGCGGCACGGGCGTTCTCTCGTATCTGCACACGCAGCCCGAGGCATACCCGACGCGCCTCGAGGCGGGCACGCTGAACTCGCACGGCATAGCCGGCCTCTCGGCAGCGCTCGACTTCATCGAGCGAACGGGAATGGACGTGATAGCGTCCCACGAGCGCGCGCTGATGCTCCGGTTCCTTGAGCGGGTGCGTGACGTGGAGGGCGTGACCCTGTACGGGGACGTCGTGCGGGATCCCGTGCCGCAGCGGGCGGCCATCGTTGCGCTCAACGTGAGGGACTACGACTCCGCGGCGGTGTCGGACGAGCTCGCGACCACCTACGACATCGCGACGCGTCCTGGCGCCCATTGCGCTCCGCGCATGCACGAGGCACTTGGCACAAGGGAGCAGGGCGTCGTGCGCTTCAGCTTCGGGTGGTTCAATACGGAGGAAGACGTGGACGCTGCCGCGGACGCCATCCAGGCGATTGCGAGCTAG
- a CDS encoding TetR/AcrR family transcriptional regulator: protein MGRSKYTEEERTAIAASFINATRELIDESGIDAVSIRKVANKVGCSSAMLYLYFADLDELLTLAAVSYLEDYCKDLVLKVDENEDEESRYYRTWEVFCRHTFRHPLVFKRLFFEGDTSRLDELVKEYYTIYPRQLSNISGSVLKMVLSGDLAARNMTVLEPYAKKLGYSQDKTALLNDVTISYFRTCLERAEPLDDEKDRDALREKFMRGLRFLTHHSADR, encoded by the coding sequence TTGGGAAGGTCAAAATACACAGAGGAGGAGCGCACGGCGATCGCCGCATCGTTCATTAACGCGACAAGAGAACTCATTGACGAGTCCGGGATCGATGCGGTCTCGATCAGGAAGGTCGCGAACAAGGTCGGTTGCAGCAGCGCGATGCTCTACCTGTACTTTGCGGACCTTGACGAGCTCCTGACCCTCGCTGCCGTCAGCTACCTGGAGGACTACTGCAAGGATCTCGTGTTGAAGGTCGACGAGAACGAGGACGAGGAGTCCAGGTACTATCGCACCTGGGAGGTGTTCTGCCGTCACACGTTCAGGCACCCCCTCGTCTTCAAGCGGCTCTTCTTCGAGGGTGACACCTCGCGGCTCGACGAGCTCGTGAAGGAGTACTACACCATCTATCCCAGGCAGCTGAGCAACATCAGCGGCAGCGTCCTGAAGATGGTCCTCTCCGGCGACCTGGCGGCCCGCAACATGACCGTCCTGGAGCCCTACGCCAAGAAGCTCGGCTACTCGCAGGACAAGACGGCCCTCTTGAACGACGTCACCATAAGCTACTTCCGCACCTGCCTTGAGAGGGCAGAGCCGCTTGACGACGAGAAGGACCGCGACGCGCTAAGAGAGAAGTTCATGAGAGGGCTCAGGTTCCTGACGCACCACAGCGCGGATAGGTAG
- a CDS encoding DUF3343 domain-containing protein yields the protein MPLRKKPACVIAFSSTSAAMAAEACFQERGLPGRIIPLPREISEGCGLSWKADPKDEEALTKALDDAGIAYDRTYLVTI from the coding sequence ATGCCTCTGAGGAAGAAGCCCGCGTGCGTCATTGCGTTCTCGTCCACCTCCGCGGCCATGGCCGCGGAAGCGTGCTTTCAGGAGCGTGGCCTTCCGGGACGCATCATCCCCCTTCCCAGGGAGATCTCGGAGGGCTGTGGCCTCTCGTGGAAGGCGGACCCAAAGGACGAGGAGGCCCTCACGAAGGCCCTCGACGACGCGGGGATCGCATACGACAGGACGTACCTCGTCACCATATAG
- the selA gene encoding L-seryl-tRNA(Sec) selenium transferase, translated as MADRELLRRIPKIDVLLAQDALARLCDTMPYEQVRSFARSWVDDLRADVLAGRAQSVPDAAQAAEDVASRLSRRGRFHLKRVVNATGIVLHTNLGRAPLGEAVSNHVAQVARGYCNLEYNLEQGRRGSRYAHVEELICELTGAEAACVVNNNAGAVFLVLDTLCKGEAVAISRGELVEIGGSFRVPDIMARSGARLIEVGTTNKTHVRDYEDAIRDGGATTLLKVHTSNFVMRGFTESVSVPELARIAAAQDPRPLVIYDAGAALLVPPVSVGIPSALSVRAALEEGADVVSFSGDKLVGSAQAGIIVGRRDLVEKIKRNQLCRMLRVDKLSLAALEMTFQTCLNPARAIEEVPTLHMLSLGRPECRERVVRVRACLEEEFPAEWFDVVEVKDEAGGGSLPGVELPGAALSLRVDGLSADELERGLRAQTVPVITRVRDDAVLLSGRTLQDGDEKLVRTALGAVVRGRTGRGGAV; from the coding sequence GTGGCGGACAGGGAGCTGCTTCGCAGGATTCCCAAGATTGACGTGCTGCTTGCCCAGGACGCGCTTGCGCGCCTGTGCGACACCATGCCCTACGAGCAGGTTCGCTCGTTTGCGAGGTCTTGGGTTGACGACCTGAGGGCGGACGTCCTCGCGGGTAGGGCACAGTCCGTGCCGGACGCGGCCCAGGCGGCGGAAGACGTTGCGTCCCGGCTGTCGCGCCGCGGCCGCTTCCACCTGAAGCGCGTCGTGAACGCCACGGGCATCGTGCTGCACACGAACCTGGGACGCGCGCCGCTAGGCGAGGCGGTGTCCAATCACGTGGCGCAGGTGGCGCGCGGCTACTGCAACCTCGAGTACAACCTCGAGCAGGGCCGGCGCGGAAGTCGCTACGCGCACGTGGAGGAGCTTATCTGCGAGCTCACGGGCGCGGAGGCCGCGTGCGTCGTCAACAACAACGCCGGAGCCGTCTTCCTGGTACTGGACACCCTGTGCAAGGGGGAGGCCGTCGCGATATCGCGCGGCGAGCTCGTGGAGATCGGCGGCTCGTTCAGGGTGCCGGACATCATGGCGCGCAGCGGCGCCCGCCTTATCGAGGTGGGCACGACGAACAAGACCCACGTGCGCGACTACGAGGACGCGATCCGTGACGGCGGGGCGACGACGCTCCTGAAGGTCCACACCAGCAACTTCGTGATGCGTGGCTTTACGGAGTCCGTCTCGGTGCCGGAGCTTGCGCGCATCGCGGCGGCGCAGGACCCGCGTCCCCTGGTGATCTACGATGCCGGAGCGGCTCTTCTCGTCCCGCCCGTCAGCGTGGGCATACCGTCCGCGCTCTCGGTGCGCGCTGCCCTCGAGGAGGGGGCCGACGTCGTGAGCTTCTCTGGCGACAAGCTGGTGGGTTCCGCACAGGCGGGCATCATCGTGGGCAGGAGGGACCTGGTCGAGAAGATCAAGCGCAACCAGCTGTGCCGCATGCTCAGGGTCGACAAGCTCTCGCTCGCGGCCCTGGAGATGACGTTCCAGACCTGTCTGAACCCCGCGCGCGCAATCGAGGAGGTCCCGACGCTGCACATGCTCTCGCTTGGGCGCCCGGAGTGCCGCGAGCGCGTCGTGCGCGTGCGCGCGTGCCTGGAGGAGGAGTTTCCCGCGGAGTGGTTTGACGTGGTCGAGGTAAAGGACGAGGCGGGTGGCGGCTCGCTCCCGGGCGTGGAGCTTCCGGGCGCGGCGCTGTCGCTTCGCGTCGACGGCCTTTCGGCCGACGAGCTTGAGCGCGGGCTCAGGGCGCAGACGGTCCCCGTCATAACGCGCGTGCGCGACGACGCGGTCCTTCTGTCCGGGCGCACGCTGCAAGACGGCGACGAAAAGCTCGTGCGCACGGCGCTCGGCGCCGTGGTGCGCGGCCGCACCGGGCGGGGAGGCGCGGTATGA
- the selD gene encoding selenide, water dikinase SelD, whose amino-acid sequence MTKAAGUAAKLAPGALAQVLRDLPNKKDPRMLIGYDTSDDACVYKVSDDLVIINTVDFFPPMVDDPYTFGQIAAANALSDVWAMGGTPTMAMNLLCFPNCLDVEVAGEILAGGANKALEAGCTIAGGHTITDDEPKYGMCVTGFARPEDILANAAGKVGDLLVLTKEIGTGALNTAIKADVVSDPAVEKRVIRNMATLNKGAAEAARGLELHACTDVTGFGLAGHLCEMAEGAGLTARLDTSRVPVLPHALEMCSMGIQPGGTARNRQYFQGRVVWPDGMPNGMRDLMFDPQTSGGLLYALPEKDANLLVDRLAMQGIRGAVVGELTSFDGASVRLS is encoded by the coding sequence ATGACAAAGGCCGCCGGTTGAGCGGCCAAGCTGGCACCTGGTGCCCTCGCGCAAGTTTTGCGCGACTTGCCTAACAAGAAGGATCCGCGCATGCTCATCGGCTATGACACGTCCGATGACGCGTGCGTCTACAAGGTCTCCGACGACCTGGTGATTATCAATACCGTCGACTTCTTCCCGCCGATGGTCGATGACCCTTACACGTTTGGCCAGATTGCCGCAGCGAACGCCCTGAGCGACGTCTGGGCCATGGGCGGCACGCCGACCATGGCCATGAACCTGCTCTGCTTCCCGAACTGCCTGGACGTCGAAGTTGCGGGAGAGATACTCGCGGGCGGCGCGAACAAGGCGCTCGAGGCGGGCTGCACCATCGCGGGCGGTCATACCATCACGGATGACGAGCCCAAGTATGGCATGTGCGTTACGGGCTTTGCCAGGCCCGAGGACATCCTGGCGAACGCCGCGGGCAAGGTGGGCGATCTTCTCGTTCTCACGAAGGAGATCGGCACCGGTGCCCTGAACACCGCCATCAAGGCGGACGTGGTGAGCGACCCTGCCGTGGAGAAGCGCGTGATCAGGAACATGGCCACGCTCAACAAGGGTGCCGCCGAGGCGGCGCGCGGGCTTGAGCTGCACGCGTGCACCGACGTCACGGGCTTCGGACTCGCGGGACACCTGTGCGAGATGGCGGAGGGCGCGGGGCTTACGGCGCGCCTTGACACGTCTCGCGTTCCCGTGCTGCCGCATGCGCTCGAGATGTGCAGCATGGGCATCCAGCCCGGCGGGACCGCCCGCAACAGGCAGTACTTCCAGGGGAGGGTCGTCTGGCCGGACGGCATGCCCAACGGCATGCGCGACCTCATGTTTGACCCGCAGACGTCGGGCGGGCTGCTGTACGCGCTGCCCGAGAAGGACGCGAACCTCCTGGTCGACCGCCTGGCCATGCAGGGCATCCGCGGCGCGGTCGTGGGCGAGCTGACGTCGTTCGACGGCGCCAGCGTGCGCCTGAGCTAG
- a CDS encoding acyl-CoA dehydratase activase, with translation MAHFIGIDIGSTATKVVVIGHDREIERSLLLPTGFSSVETANKVREKLLDYGYDVENEDTYVVATGYGRVAVPYADKTVTEITCHGLGAASLFQDKGTVIDVGGQDTKVIVLENGRVVKFLMNDKCAAGTGRFLEVMSDRLGITQDELSELASRGKETKISSMCTVFAESEVISLVGRNEPRENIANGVIESVVNRVCSLAQQGAGAPYFLTGGLCENDYIVGRLSQHLGSRVTTCPEARYAGALGAAINARKQFSQTGDARTEQS, from the coding sequence ATGGCTCACTTTATCGGCATCGACATTGGGTCCACCGCCACTAAGGTCGTCGTCATCGGCCACGATCGCGAAATCGAGCGTTCACTGCTCCTGCCGACTGGCTTCAGCAGTGTCGAGACCGCCAACAAGGTCAGGGAGAAGCTCCTTGATTACGGCTATGACGTGGAGAACGAGGACACGTATGTCGTAGCGACGGGTTATGGACGCGTTGCCGTTCCCTACGCAGACAAGACGGTGACCGAAATCACCTGCCACGGACTGGGCGCCGCAAGCCTTTTCCAGGACAAGGGAACCGTAATCGACGTCGGAGGACAAGACACCAAGGTCATCGTCCTCGAGAATGGTCGCGTCGTAAAGTTTCTCATGAACGACAAGTGCGCTGCCGGAACGGGGCGTTTCCTCGAGGTGATGTCTGACCGGCTTGGCATTACGCAAGACGAGCTATCCGAGCTGGCGTCCAGGGGCAAGGAGACGAAGATCTCGAGCATGTGCACGGTCTTTGCGGAATCAGAGGTTATTTCACTCGTGGGTCGCAACGAGCCCCGGGAAAACATCGCGAATGGCGTTATCGAGTCCGTCGTCAACAGGGTGTGTTCGCTTGCTCAGCAGGGAGCGGGAGCACCGTACTTCCTAACGGGCGGGCTCTGTGAGAACGACTACATCGTGGGCCGGCTTTCTCAGCACCTTGGGTCGAGGGTTACGACTTGCCCCGAGGCCAGATATGCAGGCGCGTTAGGAGCCGCCATCAACGCACGAAAGCAATTCTCGCAGACGGGAGATGCCCGAACGGAACAAAGCTAA
- the yedF gene encoding sulfurtransferase-like selenium metabolism protein YedF, producing MSEEVVRIDARGKACPLPVVMTIKALEELGGAGTVVTTVDNETAVSNLKNMAAEKGASVEVAAHDDVYDLTFVVGEDGLKGSASGEGASCGVAPVRNVVVQITSDKMGEGDEQLGRQLMKAYVFALTQLEELPQTILFYNGGAKLTCEGSPCLEDLEGLQEAGVKIMTCGTCLNHYGIADTLKVGEVTNMYSIAETLNNASLVVRP from the coding sequence ATGAGCGAGGAAGTTGTGAGGATCGATGCGCGCGGCAAGGCCTGCCCGCTGCCCGTGGTCATGACCATCAAGGCGCTGGAGGAGCTTGGCGGGGCCGGAACGGTCGTGACGACGGTAGACAACGAGACCGCGGTCTCGAACCTCAAGAACATGGCTGCCGAGAAGGGCGCGTCCGTCGAGGTCGCGGCCCACGACGACGTGTACGACCTCACCTTTGTGGTGGGCGAGGATGGGCTGAAGGGCTCTGCCTCCGGCGAGGGCGCCTCGTGCGGCGTCGCCCCCGTGCGCAACGTCGTGGTGCAGATCACCTCCGACAAGATGGGCGAGGGCGACGAGCAGCTCGGCCGCCAGCTGATGAAGGCGTACGTGTTCGCGCTCACGCAGCTCGAGGAGCTGCCGCAGACCATCCTGTTCTACAACGGCGGCGCAAAGCTGACGTGCGAGGGCTCGCCCTGCCTCGAGGACCTCGAGGGGCTGCAGGAGGCCGGCGTCAAGATCATGACCTGCGGCACCTGCCTGAATCACTACGGCATCGCAGACACCCTGAAGGTCGGCGAGGTCACGAACATGTACTCGATCGCGGAGACGCTCAACAACGCGTCCCTCGTCGTGCGTCCGTAG
- a CDS encoding glycosyltransferase family 4 protein, with the protein MRILNVTAQKPDATGSGVYLAEMVRSEVALGHEAAVVCGLAADDEVRSLPGEAHVFAVRFDTPGLPFHVCGMSDTMPYAATRYRDLTPDMLAAFEDSFSRVIREAVEEFDPDLVICHHLYVVTALVRELVDDRPVVAICHSTCLRQLAQHGLERERIARAVRRLDCVYALHGAQREQIVEQLGVTPERVRVLGTGYNARVFHAGADTPRKPGRIVYAGKIWRKKGVESLLRAYAAMDGRGLDLRFAGGRGDDAEFEAIRRLVDECPWHVELLGRLSQADLAVEYRRAELFVLPSFYEGLPLVVIEALASGCKAVVTDLPGIRPWVQSNVPDAPVWWVRPPRIRNTDEPCEDDLPAFEGRLAAAMREALASDCCGCDVSALSWDALTARLLLDYPIDK; encoded by the coding sequence ATGCGCATTCTGAACGTGACGGCCCAGAAGCCCGATGCCACGGGCAGCGGCGTCTACCTTGCCGAGATGGTACGAAGCGAGGTGGCGCTTGGCCACGAGGCGGCGGTCGTGTGCGGCCTTGCCGCGGACGACGAGGTGAGGAGCCTGCCTGGCGAGGCGCACGTGTTCGCGGTGCGCTTCGACACGCCGGGGCTGCCGTTTCACGTGTGCGGCATGTCGGACACGATGCCGTATGCCGCGACACGCTACCGGGATCTGACCCCGGACATGCTCGCGGCCTTCGAGGACAGCTTTTCTCGCGTGATACGCGAGGCGGTGGAGGAGTTCGACCCAGACCTCGTGATCTGTCACCATCTGTACGTGGTGACCGCGCTCGTGCGCGAGCTGGTGGACGACCGTCCCGTGGTCGCCATCTGCCATTCCACCTGCCTGCGCCAGCTTGCGCAGCACGGGCTTGAGCGCGAGCGCATCGCGCGGGCGGTGCGGAGGTTGGACTGCGTGTACGCTCTGCACGGCGCCCAGCGCGAGCAGATCGTGGAGCAGCTGGGCGTGACGCCGGAACGCGTGAGGGTGCTGGGCACCGGCTACAACGCCCGCGTGTTCCACGCGGGCGCGGACACCCCCAGAAAGCCCGGCAGGATCGTGTACGCCGGGAAGATCTGGAGGAAGAAGGGCGTCGAGTCGCTGCTGAGGGCGTATGCGGCCATGGACGGCCGCGGCCTTGACCTGCGCTTTGCCGGGGGCAGGGGAGACGACGCGGAGTTCGAGGCAATACGGCGCCTTGTGGACGAGTGCCCGTGGCACGTCGAGCTGCTGGGGAGGCTGAGCCAGGCGGACCTGGCGGTGGAGTACCGCCGGGCGGAGCTGTTCGTGCTACCCTCGTTCTACGAGGGACTGCCTCTGGTGGTGATCGAGGCGCTCGCGTCGGGGTGCAAGGCGGTCGTGACAGACCTCCCGGGCATCAGGCCGTGGGTGCAGAGCAACGTGCCGGATGCTCCCGTGTGGTGGGTGAGGCCGCCGCGCATACGGAACACGGACGAGCCGTGCGAGGACGACCTGCCTGCTTTCGAGGGACGCCTTGCGGCGGCGATGCGCGAGGCGTTGGCGTCAGATTGTTGCGGATGCGACGTTTCAGCCCTTTCGTGGGACGCCCTGACCGCTCGCCTATTATTAGATTATCCTATTGACAAGTAA
- the selB gene encoding selenocysteine-specific translation elongation factor, translating into MKHVVIGTAGHVDHGKTWLTRALTGTNTDRLKEERERSITVDIGFAQLTLPNGQRASIIDVPGHEALVKNMIAGATGIDVVLLVVASDEGFMPQTQEHLDILGLLGVERGIIVMTKCDAVGADWADMVEADILDHVEGTFLQDAPVVRVSAVTGEGIDLLKQRIADLVEQVRPRNEDRACRLPVDRAFTIKGFGTVVTGTLVDGTVSVGDEVEVYPQRKLTRIRSLQNHNEAAESMSAGMRVAANLQGVERKEVSRGCIVAKPGTLRQADRLLTHVVVSGDSPFDVRNSSRVHFYTGTGELMCRVRLLDADALPPGEDGFAQLVFDRPVTARNHDRFIIRFFSPVVTIGGGTILDIAPGRARRNSEPVLRRLRALNGSREERLLQRVRDAGVRCATAPELEVAENLSPKECATSLSALCGRGLVQAAGDAYVAADVLGRLEDDARAVLAEYHEQHALERGMGLGALRTRLFSSSPERADALVGLLEARGRLVVDGRLARLPDFEATLSPEQLRLHDSVVAAVEEAGFEPLETDELVARVGGGEPALAPVLDRMRADGEIVSLTPTTMASAKVWRRGLDTFMQMAASGEPVTIAQFRDRIGASRKFAGLFLDSYDRAGYTRLVGDARVVLRRPQD; encoded by the coding sequence ATGAAGCACGTCGTGATAGGGACGGCGGGCCACGTCGACCACGGCAAGACGTGGCTCACGCGCGCGCTGACCGGCACGAACACCGACCGCCTCAAGGAGGAGCGCGAGCGCAGCATCACGGTCGACATAGGCTTTGCGCAGCTGACGCTGCCAAACGGCCAGAGGGCGTCCATCATCGACGTCCCGGGCCACGAGGCGCTCGTGAAGAACATGATCGCTGGCGCCACGGGCATAGACGTGGTCCTTCTCGTCGTGGCGTCTGACGAGGGTTTCATGCCCCAGACGCAGGAGCACCTGGACATCCTGGGCCTTCTGGGCGTGGAGCGCGGCATCATCGTGATGACGAAGTGCGACGCGGTAGGGGCGGACTGGGCCGACATGGTCGAGGCGGACATCCTGGACCACGTCGAGGGCACCTTCCTGCAGGATGCACCCGTCGTGAGGGTCTCGGCCGTCACGGGGGAGGGCATCGACCTGCTGAAGCAGCGCATCGCGGACCTGGTGGAGCAGGTGCGGCCCAGAAACGAGGACAGGGCCTGCAGGCTGCCCGTGGACCGCGCGTTCACGATCAAGGGGTTTGGCACCGTCGTCACGGGCACGCTCGTGGATGGCACGGTGAGCGTGGGCGACGAGGTGGAGGTCTACCCGCAGCGCAAGCTCACGCGCATCCGCTCGCTCCAGAACCACAACGAGGCCGCCGAGAGCATGTCGGCCGGCATGCGCGTCGCCGCGAACCTGCAGGGCGTGGAGCGCAAGGAGGTGAGCCGCGGGTGCATCGTGGCGAAGCCCGGCACGCTGCGGCAGGCGGACAGGCTCCTTACGCACGTGGTGGTCTCCGGCGACTCGCCGTTTGACGTGCGAAACTCCTCACGCGTCCACTTCTACACGGGCACGGGGGAGCTGATGTGCCGCGTGCGCCTGCTCGACGCGGACGCGCTGCCGCCTGGCGAGGACGGCTTTGCGCAGCTCGTGTTCGACCGCCCCGTCACCGCGCGCAACCACGACAGGTTCATCATCAGGTTCTTCTCGCCCGTCGTCACCATCGGCGGTGGCACGATCTTGGACATCGCCCCCGGCAGGGCGCGGCGCAACAGCGAGCCCGTGCTCCGGCGGCTGCGCGCGCTTAACGGCAGTCGAGAAGAGCGCCTGCTCCAGCGGGTGCGCGATGCGGGCGTGCGCTGCGCCACGGCGCCGGAGCTCGAGGTCGCGGAGAACCTCTCTCCGAAGGAGTGCGCGACGTCGCTTTCCGCCCTGTGCGGGCGGGGGCTCGTGCAGGCGGCGGGCGACGCGTACGTGGCCGCCGACGTGCTTGGGCGCCTTGAGGACGACGCCCGCGCCGTGCTGGCGGAATACCACGAGCAGCATGCGCTCGAGCGCGGCATGGGGCTGGGGGCCCTGAGGACGAGGCTCTTCTCGTCTAGTCCTGAGCGTGCGGACGCACTTGTGGGGCTGCTCGAGGCACGCGGGCGCCTCGTGGTGGACGGCCGCCTCGCGAGGCTTCCCGACTTCGAGGCGACGCTCTCGCCCGAGCAGCTGCGCCTGCACGACTCCGTTGTCGCGGCCGTGGAGGAGGCGGGATTCGAGCCGCTCGAGACGGACGAGCTCGTGGCGCGCGTCGGCGGCGGGGAGCCCGCGCTTGCCCCCGTGCTCGACAGGATGCGCGCCGACGGCGAGATCGTGTCGCTCACGCCCACCACAATGGCCTCCGCCAAGGTGTGGAGGCGCGGGCTCGATACGTTCATGCAGATGGCGGCCTCCGGCGAGCCGGTCACCATCGCGCAGTTCAGGGACAGGATCGGGGCGTCCCGCAAGTTCGCGGGGCTCTTCCTGGACTCCTATGACCGCGCCGGTTACACGCGTCTGGTGGGAGACGCCCGCGTTGTGCTCAGGCGTCCGCAGGACTAG
- a CDS encoding selenium metabolism-associated LysR family transcriptional regulator, producing the protein MDFKQLQSLITVARYESFTKAATRLGVSQPTVSTHIRMLEEELGVPLVLRTSKRVELTPKGRKVFDQAVSILSMRDRMVEEGTAREKNTVYLGASSVPSAYVLPSILSGYSKSHPNVSFNIYQGDSRDVVSGLTEGVYDVGLIGMPADEESLLCTSFTQDRLVLVTPATDEYRMDEPDAAGVRDLLLRRNVLLRREGSASRSVVDRILDDLGIEESLMHVGARINDQETIKNLVESGLGVTIVSERAVRDRVREGRLLSYEIPSAACKRSLYIAHRKGDLGEEVAGFVSYVRLSFARE; encoded by the coding sequence ATGGATTTCAAGCAGCTGCAGTCCCTCATAACCGTCGCCCGGTACGAGAGCTTCACGAAGGCGGCGACCAGGCTGGGCGTGTCCCAGCCCACCGTCTCTACGCACATCCGCATGCTCGAGGAGGAGCTTGGCGTGCCGCTCGTGCTGCGCACGTCCAAGCGTGTCGAGCTCACGCCCAAGGGCAGGAAGGTGTTTGACCAGGCCGTGAGCATCCTCTCCATGCGCGACCGCATGGTGGAGGAGGGCACCGCGCGCGAGAAGAACACCGTCTACCTTGGCGCCTCTTCCGTACCCTCGGCCTATGTGCTGCCCTCGATCCTGAGCGGGTACTCCAAGAGTCACCCGAACGTGAGCTTCAATATCTATCAGGGGGACTCGCGGGACGTTGTGAGCGGGCTTACCGAGGGCGTGTACGACGTGGGGCTCATCGGCATGCCGGCGGACGAGGAGTCGCTGCTGTGCACGTCGTTCACGCAGGACCGGTTGGTGCTCGTGACGCCGGCCACGGACGAGTACCGCATGGACGAGCCGGACGCGGCAGGCGTGCGTGACCTTCTCCTTAGGAGGAACGTCCTGCTCAGGCGCGAGGGCAGCGCGAGCCGCTCCGTGGTGGACCGGATCCTGGACGACCTTGGGATTGAGGAGTCGTTGATGCACGTGGGTGCGCGCATCAACGACCAGGAGACCATAAAGAACTTGGTGGAGAGCGGCCTGGGCGTCACGATAGTCTCCGAGCGCGCCGTGCGCGACCGCGTGCGGGAGGGGCGCCTGCTGTCGTACGAGATTCCGTCCGCCGCGTGCAAGCGGAGCCTCTACATCGCGCACCGCAAGGGGGACTTGGGCGAGGAGGTCGCGGGCTTCGTCTCGTACGTGCGCCTGAGCTTCGCCCGGGAGTAG